One Frankia alni ACN14a DNA window includes the following coding sequences:
- a CDS encoding DUF4062 domain-containing protein codes for MAFPVDPFPERVRVPGSASAGGGLPVQRERRVFLSHTAELRRFPRERSFVAAAERAVALAGDRVIDMEYFGARDADPADFCVRTVLSSDVYLGLIGFRYGSLVTNQPETSYTELEFDTATRAGMPRLVFLLDYLAEVPFGEFVDEDHAERQKAFRGRLRESGIITADFRSAGDLETAVLDALVKLRESQRRVVRTGGTGLDPAGGVAGIPGGGGRRRPWMLPGDRDDSVPRPALTAAVLAEVLASAAGGARLVAVREPVVLHGTGGMGKTTLTRAVCRQAEIAETFGGGLLWVTIGETLDGARLAERINDLSEALSGVRPTLADPEQAGFHLGTLLGDESRLLVVDDVWNPTQLQPFLLGGAGTVRLVTTRLRDLVPRARMIEIQAMLPAEAMTLLLRDLGTQAPEAAERLLGVTGRWPVLVRLVNRALVRHVRDGMSLPRAAERVLRRMRRRGPTGLDVTRAAQRSEAVEATLAASLGLLTGHRLERYLELAVFPEDVEIPRRVLDAYWGTTGDLDPDEVDDLCQELADLSLVVAYRRSPPSLLLQDVLRTYLRARVGEERLREFEAVLCDALRDTFLPAPAAAPASVPASAPGASGAPWWLLPESADYAWTHLVGHLVGAGRTAEVAALVGDLRWTLAKLQRPQLGPVAVQADLALAATVLPDDPVLAALRRAILRNAHLLAPTDPPASLGAVLLSRLDGSPELDDARSALAPHVALPRLTNRWSRPDQPHPALRRTFGGHRRWVDGLAVAPDGRMLASAGRDGTVRLWEVPDGRGQAVLTGHDGEVLGCAFAPDGRTVASAGADGTVRTWAVPRVWDDGSAVWTGGLPADGSSAGGSSADRSSADRLPVGGSWPGGPGEPDPAVPPRRAAPSQVRRGHVGSVTACAFGPDGDVVLSVGEDGSLRWWDARGAACLLAVTVADVPLRCCVPAPDGGWIAVAGEDGVIRIVDPSTGAPTMTLTGHRGPVLALVVAPDRSWLGSSGQDGTFRRWSMPAGHRIGMLREASGAIRGAAVGPDSRLVATTSRDDVIRLWDVSADGHRADLSGAVGSRTCVLSPDGTWAAAADRYGVIRVWATDVDLPKPSAGGRDEPMKGCAVVDSREPGVAPRVVAYSDDGTAAAWDLATGERTGTAIAGAVEMARGAEVSPDGAWVLVPETLTALRRWDPVTGAVAATLTADAEITCFALDPTGTWAVATCMDGTLRRWDIASGHPSPTASQVGRASPVGTASTGHPDGPPGVPAGAAHRGAALACAISPDGRWVASGGRDRGVRLWEAATLRLRREFTGHTGEILGVAFSPGGELLVTAASDHTARVWRVDDGAPVVTLTGHVHTVRAARFSPDGAWLATAGGDGALRIWDAATWRCVAMMRFDGGARACTWLPPALGRGLVMAGSAGLFRYDLDLDG; via the coding sequence ATGGCGTTCCCGGTTGATCCGTTCCCGGAACGTGTTCGGGTACCCGGCTCGGCGTCGGCCGGCGGTGGGCTGCCGGTCCAGCGCGAACGGCGGGTGTTCCTGAGCCATACCGCGGAGCTGCGCCGGTTCCCACGGGAGCGGTCGTTCGTCGCCGCCGCCGAGCGGGCCGTCGCGTTGGCGGGCGACCGGGTGATCGACATGGAGTACTTCGGTGCCCGGGACGCCGATCCCGCCGACTTCTGCGTGCGGACGGTCCTTTCCTCCGACGTCTACCTGGGACTCATCGGATTTCGGTACGGCTCGCTGGTGACCAACCAGCCCGAGACGTCCTACACCGAGCTGGAGTTCGACACGGCCACCCGGGCCGGGATGCCCCGCCTGGTGTTCCTGCTGGACTATCTCGCCGAGGTTCCCTTCGGTGAGTTCGTCGACGAGGACCACGCGGAACGCCAGAAGGCGTTCCGTGGCCGGCTGCGCGAGTCCGGCATCATCACAGCCGACTTTCGCAGCGCCGGCGATCTGGAGACGGCCGTCCTCGACGCCCTGGTGAAGCTGCGGGAGAGCCAACGGCGCGTGGTCCGCACGGGCGGTACCGGGCTGGATCCGGCCGGCGGCGTCGCGGGCATCCCGGGCGGGGGCGGTCGGCGCAGGCCGTGGATGCTCCCCGGCGACCGGGACGACTCCGTGCCCCGCCCCGCGCTTACCGCGGCCGTGCTCGCCGAGGTGCTCGCGAGCGCGGCGGGCGGGGCCCGTCTTGTCGCTGTCCGTGAGCCCGTCGTGCTGCACGGCACCGGCGGGATGGGGAAGACCACGCTGACCCGCGCGGTTTGCCGGCAGGCGGAGATCGCCGAGACGTTCGGCGGCGGGCTACTCTGGGTCACGATCGGGGAGACACTGGACGGCGCCCGGCTCGCGGAACGGATCAACGATCTCAGCGAGGCGCTCAGCGGCGTCCGGCCGACCCTCGCCGATCCGGAGCAGGCCGGCTTCCATCTCGGGACGCTGCTCGGTGACGAGTCCCGGCTGCTGGTCGTCGACGACGTGTGGAACCCCACCCAGTTGCAGCCGTTTCTGCTGGGCGGGGCGGGCACCGTCCGACTCGTCACCACCCGGCTGCGTGACCTCGTGCCCCGGGCGCGGATGATCGAGATCCAGGCAATGCTCCCCGCCGAGGCCATGACGCTGCTGCTGCGCGACCTCGGCACGCAGGCGCCGGAGGCGGCCGAACGGCTGCTGGGGGTGACCGGACGCTGGCCGGTGCTGGTGCGCCTGGTCAACCGCGCGCTCGTGCGGCATGTCCGCGACGGCATGAGCCTGCCCCGGGCCGCCGAGCGGGTGCTGCGCCGGATGCGCCGGCGCGGTCCGACCGGGCTCGACGTCACCCGCGCGGCGCAGCGATCCGAGGCCGTCGAGGCCACGCTGGCGGCCAGCCTCGGCCTGCTGACCGGGCACCGCCTGGAGCGCTACCTGGAACTCGCGGTCTTCCCCGAGGACGTCGAGATCCCGCGCCGGGTGCTCGACGCCTACTGGGGGACCACCGGCGATCTCGATCCGGACGAGGTCGACGACCTCTGCCAGGAGCTGGCGGATCTTTCCCTGGTCGTCGCCTACCGCAGGTCGCCGCCCTCGCTGCTGCTGCAGGACGTGCTGCGCACCTACCTGCGGGCCCGGGTCGGCGAGGAGCGGCTGCGCGAGTTCGAGGCCGTGCTCTGCGACGCGCTGCGCGACACCTTCCTGCCCGCCCCGGCCGCGGCGCCGGCCTCGGTCCCGGCCTCGGCGCCGGGGGCGTCGGGCGCGCCCTGGTGGCTGCTGCCGGAGTCCGCCGACTACGCGTGGACCCACCTCGTCGGCCATCTCGTCGGCGCGGGCCGGACGGCCGAGGTCGCCGCGCTGGTCGGGGATCTGCGCTGGACGCTGGCCAAGCTGCAACGCCCGCAGCTCGGCCCGGTCGCCGTCCAGGCCGACCTCGCCCTGGCGGCGACCGTCCTGCCGGACGATCCGGTACTCGCCGCCCTGCGCCGCGCGATCCTGCGCAACGCCCACCTGCTGGCCCCGACCGACCCGCCGGCCTCCCTCGGCGCGGTCCTGCTCAGCCGCCTCGACGGCAGCCCCGAACTCGACGACGCCCGGTCCGCCCTCGCGCCCCACGTCGCCCTGCCCCGGCTGACCAACCGGTGGTCGCGTCCGGACCAGCCGCATCCGGCACTGCGGCGCACGTTCGGCGGCCATCGTCGCTGGGTCGACGGGCTCGCCGTCGCCCCCGACGGGCGGATGTTGGCCTCCGCGGGTCGGGACGGCACCGTGCGGCTGTGGGAGGTGCCGGACGGGCGGGGCCAGGCGGTGCTGACGGGCCACGACGGCGAGGTGCTCGGCTGCGCGTTCGCGCCGGACGGCCGCACGGTCGCCTCTGCCGGGGCGGACGGCACGGTGCGGACCTGGGCGGTGCCGCGGGTGTGGGACGACGGATCCGCGGTGTGGACGGGCGGGTTGCCGGCGGACGGGTCATCAGCGGGCGGGTCGTCGGCGGACAGGTCGTCGGCGGACAGGTTGCCGGTGGGCGGGTCGTGGCCGGGCGGGCCAGGGGAGCCCGATCCGGCGGTACCCCCGCGCCGGGCGGCCCCGTCACAGGTGCGACGCGGGCACGTCGGGAGCGTCACCGCCTGTGCGTTCGGCCCGGACGGTGACGTCGTCCTCTCGGTCGGCGAGGACGGGAGCCTGCGCTGGTGGGATGCGCGCGGCGCGGCCTGCCTGCTCGCGGTCACCGTCGCCGACGTACCGCTGCGCTGCTGCGTCCCGGCCCCGGACGGGGGCTGGATCGCTGTCGCCGGGGAGGACGGTGTGATCCGCATCGTCGACCCGTCGACCGGGGCGCCGACGATGACCCTCACCGGCCATCGCGGGCCCGTCCTGGCGCTGGTCGTCGCGCCGGACCGGAGCTGGCTGGGATCGTCGGGGCAGGACGGCACGTTCCGTCGATGGTCGATGCCCGCGGGCCACCGGATCGGAATGCTCCGGGAGGCCTCGGGGGCGATCCGTGGCGCCGCGGTCGGCCCGGACAGCCGGCTGGTGGCGACCACGAGCCGGGATGACGTGATCCGGCTGTGGGACGTGTCGGCGGACGGTCACCGGGCCGATCTGTCGGGGGCGGTGGGCAGCCGCACCTGCGTTCTCTCACCGGACGGGACCTGGGCGGCCGCCGCGGACCGGTACGGCGTGATCCGGGTGTGGGCCACCGACGTCGACCTGCCGAAACCGTCCGCCGGCGGCCGGGATGAGCCGATGAAGGGCTGCGCCGTCGTGGACTCCCGCGAGCCGGGCGTCGCGCCGCGGGTCGTCGCCTACTCCGACGACGGCACCGCCGCCGCCTGGGACCTGGCGACCGGCGAGCGCACCGGCACCGCCATCGCCGGCGCTGTGGAGATGGCCCGCGGCGCCGAGGTGAGTCCCGACGGAGCCTGGGTGCTCGTGCCCGAGACGCTCACCGCCCTGCGTCGGTGGGATCCGGTGACGGGCGCCGTCGCGGCGACGCTGACGGCCGACGCCGAGATCACCTGCTTCGCCCTCGACCCCACCGGCACCTGGGCGGTCGCCACCTGCATGGACGGGACGCTTCGGCGGTGGGACATCGCGAGCGGACACCCGTCGCCGACGGCGTCGCAGGTGGGGAGGGCGTCACCGGTGGGGACGGCGTCCACGGGGCATCCGGACGGCCCGCCGGGTGTGCCGGCCGGGGCGGCGCACCGGGGGGCCGCACTGGCCTGCGCCATCAGCCCGGACGGCCGCTGGGTGGCCTCGGGCGGGCGGGATCGCGGCGTGCGGCTGTGGGAGGCGGCGACCCTCCGGCTGCGCCGGGAGTTCACCGGGCACACCGGCGAGATCCTCGGCGTCGCCTTCTCGCCCGGAGGCGAGCTGCTGGTCACCGCCGCGTCGGACCACACGGCGCGGGTATGGCGTGTCGACGACGGCGCCCCGGTTGTGACGCTGACCGGGCACGTGCACACCGTCCGGGCGGCGCGGTTCTCGCCGGACGGGGCCTGGTTGGCCACCGCAGGTGGCGACGGCGCGCTGCGGATCTGGGACGCGGCGACCTGGCGCTGCGTCGCCATGATGCGCTTCGACGGCGGCGCCCGCGCCTGCACGTGGCTCCCGCCCGCCCTCGGCCGCGGCCTCGTCATGGCCGGCTCGGCCGGACTGTTCCGCTACGACCTCGACCTCGACGGGTGA